The Myxosarcina sp. GI1 genome has a segment encoding these proteins:
- a CDS encoding SDR family oxidoreductase — MKLLDKTALITGASRGIGRAIALELARQNCKTLLLVARNTTKLEELAGEIQAFNPRTKVIFFSVDITQIDRVSMTLTKAWREFGPIQILINCAGVAHQRTFLQTNLSHIDAEISLNLKGTYTITQLIAKRMVCQQEGTIVNVCSLMGKIAAPTMATYSATKFALVGFTQALRAELAPDNVRVVTLLPSLTDTDMVREFQRFRFVKPLTSRQVALALIAGLKRDREEILVGWQSYLALWCQRLAPWLLNLILLLTAPLPKRRSKLT; from the coding sequence ATGAAACTTTTAGATAAAACTGCTCTAATTACTGGAGCTTCTCGTGGTATCGGACGAGCGATCGCTTTAGAATTAGCTCGACAAAACTGCAAAACTTTATTGTTAGTAGCTCGTAACACAACTAAGTTAGAAGAATTGGCAGGAGAAATTCAAGCCTTTAATCCCCGCACCAAAGTTATATTTTTTTCTGTAGATATAACTCAAATAGATCGCGTTAGTATGACTCTTACTAAAGCCTGGAGGGAATTTGGACCAATTCAGATACTAATCAACTGTGCGGGAGTAGCACATCAACGTACATTTTTACAAACCAATCTCTCCCACATAGATGCAGAAATTTCTCTCAATCTTAAGGGAACTTATACCATTACCCAATTAATTGCCAAACGGATGGTTTGTCAGCAAGAGGGAACTATAGTCAATGTTTGTAGTCTGATGGGAAAAATTGCCGCTCCTACTATGGCTACTTATTCGGCTACCAAATTTGCTTTAGTTGGATTTACCCAAGCCTTGAGGGCAGAATTAGCTCCCGACAACGTGCGAGTAGTAACGTTGCTTCCTTCTCTAACAGATACAGATATGGTCAGAGAATTCCAACGATTTCGTTTTGTCAAACCTCTTACGTCTCGCCAAGTTGCTTTGGCTTTGATAGCCGGATTAAAACGTGACAGAGAAGAAATTTTAGTAGGATGGCAGAGTTACCTAGCCTTATGGTGCCAGCGACTCGCTCCTTGGTTGCTAAATCTGATTTTACTGCTGACGGCACCCTTGCCAAAAAGGCGATCGAAGCTTACCTGA
- a CDS encoding amino acid transporter: MLTKKTRLRFARWLLGKERYTKNALHQTHPWWQVMCLTGVDYFSTLGYQPGIAALAAGTLSPIATLILILLTLFGALPIYRRVASLSPHGEGSIAMLEHLLPWWQGKLLVLFLLGFVATDFIITITLSAADATAHIIENPFVPEFLSRQHLGLTLVLITLLAAVFLKGFEEAIGIAVVLVAVYLVLNFIVISVGIEQVLQHPESIANWQKNLLQAHGNPLLMFGIAALLFPKLALGLSGFETGVAVMPLVTGNASDTEENLRGRIHHTYNLLTAAAVTMSFFLLLSSIVTIMLIPSVEFQPGGAANGRALAYLSHQYLGNAFGTIYDLSTILILWFAGASAMAGLLNIVPRYLPRYGMAPDWARKRRPLVLVYTAIAFVVTIIFNANVDAQGGAYATGVLVLMSSAAYAVTLSVRDRRRGKIAFGLITLVFIYTTVVNIIERPDGVKIAAFFIGAIIVTSLISRIWRSTELRVERIELDETARRFLTEESCHVIRLIANRKQKGDVAEYQAKEKEVREDNHIPASDPILFLEIEIIDASDFAETVKVRGLQVNNYRILRARGAAIPNTIAAILLQIRDLTGILPHAYFGWVEGNPLQYLLRFLLFGEGDTAVVTREVLRRAEHNPERRPGVHVGG; encoded by the coding sequence ATGCTGACCAAAAAAACCCGCCTACGGTTTGCCCGCTGGTTACTCGGTAAAGAACGCTACACTAAAAACGCGCTTCATCAAACTCATCCCTGGTGGCAAGTCATGTGCTTGACTGGTGTTGATTACTTTTCTACGCTGGGTTATCAGCCAGGAATTGCCGCACTGGCAGCAGGTACATTGTCTCCTATCGCCACTTTAATTTTAATTTTACTAACGCTGTTTGGAGCCTTGCCTATATATCGTAGAGTAGCATCACTCAGTCCTCACGGCGAAGGATCGATCGCCATGCTAGAACATCTGCTTCCCTGGTGGCAGGGTAAGTTATTAGTGCTTTTTCTACTGGGTTTTGTAGCAACCGATTTTATTATTACCATTACCCTCTCAGCCGCCGATGCTACGGCACATATTATTGAAAACCCTTTCGTGCCTGAGTTTTTGTCAAGACAACATTTAGGTTTAACCTTAGTTTTAATTACTTTACTCGCCGCTGTCTTTCTTAAAGGTTTTGAAGAGGCAATTGGTATTGCTGTAGTTTTAGTTGCTGTTTATTTAGTATTAAATTTTATCGTAATTAGCGTTGGCATCGAGCAGGTATTACAACATCCCGAATCGATCGCTAATTGGCAGAAGAATTTGTTGCAAGCTCATGGCAATCCTCTATTAATGTTTGGCATCGCAGCTTTATTGTTTCCCAAACTAGCATTGGGATTATCTGGGTTTGAAACTGGAGTTGCCGTAATGCCTTTAGTAACGGGAAATGCTAGCGATACAGAAGAAAATCTCAGAGGCAGAATTCATCACACTTACAATCTACTCACCGCTGCCGCCGTAACTATGAGTTTTTTTCTACTCTTGAGTAGCATAGTGACAATTATGCTCATACCATCAGTAGAATTTCAACCTGGAGGTGCAGCTAATGGACGCGCTCTTGCCTATCTCAGCCATCAATATTTAGGTAATGCTTTTGGCACCATATACGATCTCAGTACAATTTTGATTCTTTGGTTTGCTGGTGCTTCGGCAATGGCAGGACTGCTTAATATCGTGCCGCGCTATCTACCCCGCTATGGTATGGCACCCGACTGGGCGAGAAAGAGGCGACCTTTAGTTTTAGTCTATACGGCGATCGCTTTTGTAGTGACAATTATTTTTAATGCCAACGTGGATGCTCAAGGAGGGGCATACGCTACGGGAGTTTTAGTTTTGATGAGTTCTGCTGCCTATGCCGTTACCCTATCAGTCCGCGATCGCCGTAGAGGAAAAATTGCTTTTGGTTTAATTACCTTAGTTTTTATCTATACCACAGTCGTCAATATTATCGAACGACCCGATGGGGTCAAAATTGCGGCATTTTTTATCGGTGCAATTATTGTTACTTCTCTGATTTCTAGAATCTGGCGATCGACCGAACTACGGGTAGAGCGAATCGAACTAGATGAAACCGCACGTCGTTTTCTTACCGAGGAAAGCTGTCACGTTATTAGATTGATTGCCAACCGCAAACAAAAGGGAGATGTAGCAGAATATCAGGCAAAAGAAAAAGAAGTACGCGAAGATAACCACATTCCTGCTTCCGACCCAATTTTGTTTTTGGAAATAGAAATTATCGATGCTTCTGATTTTGCAGAAACAGTTAAAGTAAGAGGGTTACAGGTTAATAACTATCGAATTCTACGCGCTCGTGGTGCTGCCATTCCCAATACTATTGCCGCTATTCTACTTCAGATTCGCGATCTAACTGGCATACTGCCCCATGCCTATTTTGGTTGGGTAGAAGGCAATCCCTTGCAATACCTCTTACGATTTTTATTATTTGGCGAGGGAGATACTGCCGTAGTGACTCGTGAAGTGCTGCGCCGTGCCGAGCATAATCCAGAAAGACGACCTGGAGTTCATGTTGGTGGCTGA
- the lepB gene encoding signal peptidase I, whose amino-acid sequence MSLTKKKLERQTQSKTKNIWLETFETLGLSLFLALGIRTFVAEARYIPSGSMLPTLQINDRLIIDKISYDFTTPKRGDIVVFNPTATLEQQNFHEAFIKRVIGLPGDRVEVKNGKAYVNNIPLKEKYLEAKPNYQWGPIIVPANSYLVLGDNRNNSYDSHYWGFVPRKNIIGKAVFRFWPLNRFGEIDRPVYVLNAAGNS is encoded by the coding sequence ATGTCTTTAACCAAAAAAAAGCTAGAGCGACAAACCCAATCAAAAACTAAAAATATTTGGCTTGAAACTTTTGAAACTTTAGGTCTTAGTTTATTTTTAGCTTTGGGAATTCGTACCTTTGTTGCCGAAGCGCGTTATATACCTTCAGGTTCGATGTTACCTACGCTACAAATTAACGATCGCCTGATTATTGATAAAATTAGCTACGATTTTACTACACCGAAACGCGGAGATATTGTTGTATTCAATCCGACTGCAACCTTAGAGCAACAAAATTTTCATGAAGCTTTTATCAAACGAGTTATTGGTTTACCTGGAGATCGAGTTGAAGTAAAAAATGGCAAGGCATACGTCAATAACATTCCTTTAAAAGAAAAATATCTCGAAGCCAAACCAAATTATCAATGGGGTCCTATAATTGTTCCTGCTAATTCTTATTTAGTTTTGGGAGATAACCGCAACAATAGTTATGATAGTCATTACTGGGGTTTTGTGCCGCGTAAAAATATTATTGGTAAGGCAGTATTTCGCTTTTGGCCTCTCAATCGTTTCGGAGAGATAGATCGCCCTGTGTACGTTTTAAATGCCGCAGGTAATTCTTAG
- a CDS encoding amylosucrase: MVRVDSLERQSATSLSRLLPRLEERFSARVEPVEWQGYIERIETHFPLLFRLLYQLYSDRYDFFYHLENILVTATKMWLERSDDLKALDMMRQADPQWYQSHRMVGAMCYVDLFAGNLQKLRDRIPYLTEMGITYLHLMPLFKSPQGDNDGGYAVSSYREVNPALGTMDDLAELATELRQHGISLVIDFVFNHTSDEHEWAKLALAGDSDYQEYYRMYPDRELPDAFERTINSVFPDERPGCFTYKNKIRKWVWTTFYNFQWDLNYENPSVFCRMTEEMLFLANVGVEILRLDAVAFLWKKLGTSCENLPEAHILIQAFNALTKIAAPAMAFKSEAIVHPDEVTRYISQEECPLSYNPQLMALLWDALAVKNVRLLRYGMAKRFAIAENCAWVNYIRCHDDIGWGIADEDLRELQINPYDHRRFLTAFYTGRFEGSFAKGVPFQEKPETGEARISGTTASLCGLEKLTSDSDLSEIDLAVRRILLLHGVILTIGGIPLIYLGDEIGTLNDYTYTEFPEKDGDSRWVHRSAFNWERAERRRDSSSVPGTIYPGLLKLIQIRQQNRAFTRAETEIIDTGNDCIFGYFRTQQEQNVLVLANFSDREQEIVAKQLRLLGMRKILTDIVSGKTISAVRELVLEPYQFAILL, encoded by the coding sequence ATGGTTAGGGTTGATTCTTTAGAAAGACAGAGTGCGACTTCACTATCACGCCTACTGCCGAGATTGGAAGAACGCTTTAGTGCTAGAGTAGAGCCAGTGGAGTGGCAAGGTTACATAGAACGCATCGAAACACATTTTCCGCTTTTATTTCGGCTACTCTATCAGCTTTATAGCGATCGCTACGATTTCTTCTATCATTTAGAAAATATTTTAGTTACCGCTACCAAGATGTGGTTAGAGCGGTCTGACGATCTTAAAGCTCTCGATATGATGCGGCAAGCCGATCCTCAATGGTATCAGTCCCATCGCATGGTCGGAGCGATGTGCTATGTCGATCTTTTTGCTGGCAATCTTCAAAAATTGCGCGATCGCATTCCCTATTTAACTGAAATGGGTATTACCTATCTACATTTAATGCCTTTATTTAAATCTCCCCAAGGCGATAACGATGGCGGTTATGCCGTTAGCAGCTATCGAGAGGTCAACCCTGCTTTGGGAACGATGGACGATCTAGCAGAGCTTGCTACCGAATTAAGACAACACGGCATTAGCTTAGTTATCGATTTTGTCTTCAATCACACCTCCGACGAACATGAATGGGCAAAACTCGCTCTAGCAGGTGATTCAGACTACCAGGAATATTATCGGATGTATCCCGACCGAGAACTACCCGATGCTTTTGAAAGAACAATTAATTCGGTATTTCCCGACGAACGCCCTGGCTGCTTTACCTACAAAAACAAAATTCGTAAGTGGGTTTGGACGACTTTTTATAACTTCCAGTGGGATTTAAACTACGAAAATCCGAGCGTATTTTGCCGTATGACAGAAGAAATGCTGTTCTTGGCAAATGTCGGTGTAGAAATCTTGCGGTTAGATGCAGTAGCGTTTTTATGGAAAAAATTGGGTACGAGTTGTGAAAATTTACCCGAAGCACATATATTAATTCAAGCTTTTAACGCCCTGACTAAAATTGCTGCTCCAGCAATGGCATTTAAATCAGAAGCGATCGTGCATCCCGATGAAGTAACTCGTTATATCAGTCAAGAAGAATGTCCCCTATCTTACAATCCCCAGTTAATGGCGCTATTGTGGGATGCTTTAGCCGTGAAAAATGTCCGTCTGCTGCGTTATGGAATGGCAAAGCGATTTGCTATAGCAGAAAACTGTGCCTGGGTAAACTATATTCGCTGTCATGATGATATTGGCTGGGGAATTGCCGATGAAGATCTACGAGAGTTACAAATAAACCCTTACGATCATCGGCGATTTTTAACTGCCTTTTATACTGGTCGGTTTGAAGGCAGTTTTGCTAAAGGAGTTCCTTTTCAAGAAAAACCCGAAACGGGAGAAGCCCGAATTTCTGGTACTACTGCCTCTCTGTGTGGTTTAGAAAAGTTAACCAGCGATAGCGATTTGTCAGAGATCGATCTAGCAGTTCGGCGCATTCTTCTATTACATGGAGTTATTCTCACTATTGGCGGTATTCCGCTAATTTATTTGGGAGACGAAATCGGAACTTTAAATGATTATACTTACACCGAATTTCCCGAAAAAGACGGCGACAGTCGTTGGGTTCATCGTTCGGCATTTAACTGGGAACGTGCAGAGCGGCGACGGGATAGTTCTAGCGTACCTGGTACGATTTACCCTGGACTGCTGAAGCTGATTCAAATTCGCCAACAAAATCGTGCTTTTACTCGTGCCGAAACCGAAATTATCGATACTGGTAATGATTGTATCTTTGGCTATTTTCGCACCCAACAGGAGCAAAATGTCTTAGTTTTGGCTAATTTTAGCGATCGCGAACAAGAGATCGTCGCCAAACAGCTTAGATTATTGGGTATGCGAAAAATTTTGACCGATATTGTCTCTGGTAAGACTATTTCAGCTGTAAGAGAACTGGTTCTCGAACCCTATCAGTTTGCAATTTTATTGTGA
- the ltrA gene encoding group II intron reverse transcriptase/maturase has product MSDIIKTQRSLAIKAKFQKXHQFDHLYRLICRRDWIADVLKTILSNKGSKTPGVDGISKKALESEVAKSKFVKELESELRQKQFRPMPVRRIYIPKSNGKTRPLGIPTIKDRVVQMLVKMVLEPIYESDFLNCSNGFRPGRRTQDCIARLDSYINRRNKYYWVIEGDIKGAFDSIHHQILIKLLAQRISDEKFLKLIERFLEAGIMEGCLFKRTETGTPQGAICSPILANIYLHQLDLYWWNKYGNLHRKQKERRRINHMGNCALIRYADDWLLLTNGGKAEAIRLKEEFQAFLWKELKLELSPEKTHITHVNQGFDFLGFHVQRYVKSNDRPKMLVTPAQENIKKLKLKIKEMTRRKWFQDSPLLKISALNAVLRGWINYYRHTNTKKLAKDLDFWVNERLFLWLSKRHKVSKRKVLDRFKLRENGKRWNFGVLNGDNHLFLYRMSDLPLKKYRSRSPENPYLEGFGTLSAAQPEIPLSQIIWMGNAENVTWRELKEKIKAERGAKCECCGALGKLDLHHIIPRKSKGKDTEDNLQLLCRSCHALTPSFGRR; this is encoded by the coding sequence ATGTCCGATATCATCAAAACCCAACGTAGTCTCGCCATAAAAGCAAAGTTCCAGAAGRAACATCAATTTGACCATCTCTATCGGCTCATTTGCCGTCGAGATTGGATTGCCGATGTCCTAAAGACAATTCTCTCAAATAAAGGGTCTAAGACACCAGGAGTCGATGGAATAAGCAAAAAGGCTCTAGAATCAGAGGTAGCAAAGTCTAAATTTGTGAAAGAGCTTGAAAGCGAACTGCGTCAAAAACAGTTCCGCCCAATGCCCGTTCGTCGAATATACATTCCTAAGTCTAACGGTAAAACTCGCCCATTGGGTATTCCTACAATCAAAGACCGAGTAGTACAAATGCTTGTCAAAATGGTGTTAGAACCTATTTATGAAAGCGACTTCTTGAACTGCTCCAACGGTTTTCGACCAGGACGCAGAACACAGGACTGTATCGCCCGATTAGATAGCTACATCAACCGACGCAACAAATACTATTGGGTTATCGAAGGGGATATCAAAGGAGCATTTGACAGCATTCACCATCAAATATTGATAAAACTGCTGGCTCAAAGAATCTCTGATGAAAAGTTCTTAAAACTAATAGAACGATTTCTTGAAGCGGGAATTATGGAAGGTTGTTTGTTCAAACGCACCGAAACGGGAACACCGCAGGGTGCAATCTGCTCGCCAATTTTGGCGAACATCTACTTACATCAGCTAGACCTCTACTGGTGGAACAAATACGGCAATCTTCACCGCAAACAGAAAGAACGTCGTCGAATAAACCACATGGGAAACTGTGCGCTGATTCGATATGCTGATGATTGGCTACTACTTACCAACGGTGGGAAAGCAGAAGCCATCAGGCTAAAAGAAGAGTTTCAAGCCTTCCTCTGGAAAGAACTAAAGCTCGAACTTTCACCAGAAAAAACGCACATAACTCATGTAAATCAAGGTTTTGACTTTTTAGGTTTTCACGTTCAAAGATACGTAAAATCTAATGACCGACCTAAAATGCTGGTCACTCCAGCCCAGGAAAACATTAAAAAGTTGAAGCTCAAGATTAAAGAGATGACGCGACGCAAGTGGTTTCAAGATTCACCATTGCTCAAAATCTCAGCTTTAAACGCAGTACTCAGAGGATGGATTAATTACTATCGCCATACTAACACCAAGAAATTAGCCAAAGATCTAGACTTCTGGGTTAACGAAAGGCTGTTTCTCTGGTTAAGTAAACGGCATAAAGTATCCAAACGAAAAGTACTAGATAGATTCAAACTCCGTGAGAACGGGAAGAGATGGAACTTTGGTGTACTCAACGGGGATAATCACCTTTTTCTTTATAGGATGAGCGATTTACCCCTAAAGAAATACCGTTCTCGTTCACCAGAAAACCCTTATTTAGAAGGGTTTGGAACATTATCAGCAGCACAGCCAGAAATACCTTTATCCCAAATAATCTGGATGGGAAATGCCGAGAACGTCACATGGCGCGAACTCAAAGAGAAAATTAAAGCTGAGAGGGGCGCAAAATGCGAATGTTGTGGCGCACTAGGAAAACTAGACCTGCACCACATCATACCGCGCAAAAGCAAGGGTAAAGACACTGAAGATAATCTTCAGCTACTATGTCGCTCTTGTCATGCCTTAACACCCTCGTTTGGTCGGAGGTAA
- a CDS encoding group II intron maturase-specific domain-containing protein has product MMESRMTRNCHVRFGERYEETHQSQDWKVRFVPTLFSPLLANIALHGIERMLEEYVETLKMREDKYPHRTLSKARKIQTLAFVRYADDFVVIHKNLEVIQKCREVISQWLNDIGLELKPSKTRIAHTLVPEQSEDGKVGFDFLGYYIRQYPSGRHKSARNGAGQILGFNTLITPSKQSLVKHKESIKKTIKKHKYASQIDLINDLNPIIRGWCNYFSFSDAKTTRDFSRQDHMVFQKLRAWGRHRCKGLKTAYEKYFRKIGGRNWVFAVKEGNANPLRLLSHGLVELLSNKPCES; this is encoded by the coding sequence ATGATGGAAAGCCGTATGACGAGAAATTGTCACGTACGGTTTGGAGAGAGGTATGAAGAAACACATCAATCGCAAGATTGGAAAGTGCGCTTTGTGCCTACTCTATTTAGTCCGCTTCTAGCTAATATCGCTTTACATGGTATCGAAAGAATGCTAGAAGAATACGTAGAGACTCTTAAGATGAGGGAAGATAAATACCCTCATCGTACATTAAGCAAAGCTCGAAAGATTCAAACCCTAGCATTCGTGAGGTATGCTGATGATTTTGTGGTGATACACAAAAACCTGGAAGTAATCCAAAAGTGTCGGGAAGTAATTTCCCAATGGTTAAATGATATCGGCTTAGAGTTAAAACCATCTAAAACCAGAATCGCTCATACGCTCGTCCCAGAGCAAAGTGAAGATGGAAAGGTTGGGTTTGATTTTCTTGGATATTACATCCGACAATATCCATCAGGCAGACACAAATCTGCCAGAAACGGAGCGGGTCAAATCCTGGGTTTTAACACACTCATAACCCCTTCCAAACAATCCCTTGTTAAACATAAAGAAAGCATTAAAAAGACCATTAAGAAGCATAAATATGCCTCACAAATCGATTTAATTAACGATTTGAACCCCATCATCAGGGGATGGTGCAATTACTTTAGCTTTAGTGATGCAAAAACAACAAGAGATTTTTCAAGGCAAGACCATATGGTCTTTCAAAAATTAAGAGCATGGGGTAGACACCGATGTAAAGGTCTTAAAACCGCCTACGAGAAATATTTTCGTAAAATTGGTGGTAGAAACTGGGTATTCGCAGTCAAAGAAGGGAATGCGAACCCTCTTCGACTACTTTCGCATGGCTTAGTTGAACTGCTTTCAAATAAGCCATGCGAAAGTTAA
- a CDS encoding HNH endonuclease — MGRNPEMPNIKSLLLKKQKGKCNWCGLYFRNGDLLEKDHILATALGGKNEFANYQLLHGGKCHNEKTAIDLIKIREKRATDFIKKLFFEWSQVKFNGIDDIPVLVES; from the coding sequence ATGGGTAGGAATCCAGAAATGCCCAATATAAAGTCTTTATTGCTTAAAAAACAAAAAGGTAAATGTAACTGGTGCGGACTTTATTTTCGTAACGGAGACTTGTTAGAAAAAGACCACATTCTGGCTACCGCATTAGGTGGCAAGAATGAGTTTGCTAACTATCAATTACTTCACGGTGGAAAATGTCACAACGAAAAAACGGCAATTGACCTAATTAAAATCAGGGAAAAAAGGGCTACAGACTTTATCAAGAAATTATTTTTTGAATGGTCACAAGTCAAATTCAACGGGATAGATGATATCCCTGTATTGGTCGAAAGTTGA
- a CDS encoding type II toxin-antitoxin system PemK/MazF family toxin has translation MNSTSSNYRRGDIWWVKLDPGVGVEARKTRACLILQNDLGNRASKITTIVPFLAKRNYSFVVNVLPTPENGLDKERGLHFNQIRSVDRYRLTSKIGKLEELYWNDIKAAIDVQLGFY, from the coding sequence ATGAATAGCACTTCATCAAATTATCGGCGAGGAGATATTTGGTGGGTGAAGCTAGATCCTGGTGTGGGAGTGGAAGCTAGGAAGACTAGAGCCTGTCTAATTTTACAAAACGATTTAGGTAATAGAGCTAGTAAAATCACAACTATAGTTCCCTTTTTAGCCAAGAGGAATTACTCATTTGTAGTCAATGTTTTACCGACACCCGAAAATGGCTTGGACAAGGAAAGAGGATTGCACTTCAATCAAATCCGCAGCGTCGATCGCTACAGACTTACCTCTAAGATAGGTAAACTAGAAGAGCTTTACTGGAACGATATTAAAGCTGCAATAGACGTTCAGCTAGGTTTTTACTGA
- a CDS encoding transposase, translating to MTCLDYCQYLLVSQINYTLTNFADHSHEFSHDKINRFLKGEKITPRLIWENVKSQLITSESGYLIFDDTVLDKNFSDRIELVRRQYSGNAKKVIKGIGVVTCIYVNPAIDQFWLIDYRVYDCPLKNNRQVDDASDLQSYQRVDSLEWNNEELDQGKIIKIKGFPKEHKVKLFRVEVSTHRTDYVVTNDFTQDSTEATHQTCGFRWKIEQLHREGKQLTGWEKCQCRKARIQRNAARTRRPPQGGWEALLPLGCSLLVWVRLKYLAIANNSTVYQLKNDLLDRYLIQQLKNPSLKMALA from the coding sequence ATGACTTGTTTGGACTACTGCCAATATCTTCTAGTAAGTCAGATTAACTATACGCTGACTAACTTCGCAGACCATAGTCATGAGTTCAGTCATGACAAAATAAATCGTTTTCTCAAAGGAGAAAAAATTACACCAAGACTGATCTGGGAAAATGTCAAATCACAACTGATAACTAGTGAGTCAGGATATTTAATATTTGATGATACGGTACTAGACAAAAATTTTTCAGATCGTATCGAGCTAGTCCGAAGACAGTATAGTGGTAATGCCAAGAAGGTAATTAAAGGTATTGGAGTAGTTACCTGTATTTACGTGAATCCAGCTATCGACCAGTTTTGGCTAATTGATTATCGTGTTTACGACTGTCCTCTTAAAAATAATCGTCAAGTAGATGATGCGAGCGATCTTCAGTCATATCAAAGAGTTGATAGTTTGGAGTGGAACAATGAAGAATTAGACCAGGGTAAAATAATTAAAATCAAGGGTTTTCCTAAAGAACACAAGGTGAAACTGTTTCGGGTTGAGGTGTCTACCCACCGCACGGATTATGTCGTCACCAACGATTTTACTCAAGACTCTACTGAGGCAACACATCAAACGTGTGGCTTTCGATGGAAAATTGAGCAGCTACACCGTGAAGGAAAACAATTAACTGGGTGGGAAAAATGCCAGTGTCGTAAGGCTAGAATTCAGCGTAATGCAGCGCGTACGCGCAGACCGCCGCAAGGCGGCTGGGAAGCTTTGCTTCCGCTTGGTTGTTCATTGCTTGTTTGGGTTCGTTTGAAATATTTAGCGATCGCCAATAATTCTACTGTCTATCAACTGAAAAATGATCTTCTCGATCGCTACTTGATTCAGCAGCTTAAAAATCCTTCTCTAAAGATGGCTCTTGCGTAA
- a CDS encoding type II toxin-antitoxin system VapC family toxin, producing the protein MGQLAIPSDSKVYVDTAVLIYTLEENTDYFSLLQPLWTKFQAQEIDLISSDLILMEVLVLPLRSNNQSLVSDYEQLLLNSAMQLVPISQSILRQAANLRANTNLKTPDAIHAASAISVNCDLFITNDLGFRNLSNLSAVILSEVLAS; encoded by the coding sequence ATGGGACAGTTAGCGATCCCATCTGATAGCAAAGTTTATGTAGATACTGCGGTGCTAATTTACACGCTTGAGGAGAATACAGATTACTTTTCCTTATTACAACCGTTATGGACTAAGTTTCAAGCGCAAGAAATAGATCTTATTAGCAGCGATCTAATTTTAATGGAAGTGTTAGTTTTACCTCTACGAAGTAATAATCAATCTTTGGTTTCCGATTACGAACAACTGTTACTAAATTCAGCAATGCAACTCGTTCCGATAAGTCAGTCTATACTTCGGCAAGCAGCCAATTTACGGGCAAATACTAACCTCAAAACGCCTGACGCTATTCATGCTGCTTCAGCTATATCTGTCAATTGCGATCTTTTTATAACTAACGATCTAGGCTTCCGAAATTTATCCAATTTATCTGCAGTTATTCTCAGCGAAGTCTTAGCTTCTTAA